Below is a window of Lytechinus variegatus isolate NC3 chromosome 4, Lvar_3.0, whole genome shotgun sequence DNA.
acatacacacacaccggaaagatggccggtgcccccccccctgaaaaagcaaggccCCCCCGTGCCCCCTCCCcgggaaaaaatcctagctaaGCCACTGGCAtaactaaaataaataataatacatttaattCACTGAAATAACACTTAGAAAACATGAGAAACTAGGAATGGGTTGAAATAATTCGGGAATTTTTGAACTTcatcagagaaaaatcagggagttttgttttcttgaaaagttgGGAACCGTGATTGGATTAAGCCAGCCGTTAAATTTCTACAGTAGATCGTATACATAGAGGTggataaataaacatattttttccacctctacatgtatattagcgttattttacagaaaaatagcaaatttgattgtttttcacaaaaacCTTCGAAAATCCCCTGAAACAGACAAAAAATCCCTAAAGTTTGTTTAGTCCCCATATATTTTTCGTCCCCAATGCACAGACTTTGGAAAATCCCcactaattttcaaaattcagttGGGGATGAAATATACGTCGCTCTAATTGTACTCCCCGGGGCGCGCGTGTGAAGATTTGATGCCGGCGCGCGGAAAGCAACTTTAAAATTTTCaccagaaaattgaaaacaagtCACCATGCAGACTTTACAAATTAGAGGCAtgtagacgaaatgaatgttaGACTATCtggaaattagaccaattgCACATTAGACTAACTGAATAATGGACCAAGTGAGGATTAAACcaactggtattagaccaactagtatTAGACCATCCgactattagacgaaattgcaattagaccaaaattTAGACCAAGTGACAACTGGGCATAAGACCAagtggctattagaccaagtgttcattagaccaagtggcttttagaccaagtggtcattagaccaagtggctattagaccaagtagtCATTAGACCAAAAGAGAATTGGAGTAAGGGGGTTTAGCCCGAATGTTGTTAGCCCATCTGatgattagaccaagtgataatAGACCATCCGTCAGTAAGCCTAGGGAGTGTAGTAAATAAGCGTGTACCATGATGAAAACGCACTCATTAATTTCGACTTAATATTAAAGTTTCCAACGCGATTAGATGAATATATTCTTTACGCACATCTTACAATTAATTGTTAAGATAACGTTACATTTTTGGGTATGGATTGTAAGCTAACGAAGTAAACTTTACATGATTAGAAGCTCTTATCATTAGGGTAACGTGGTTATGCTCTTTCTTTAATAGTCATTTAAATTCAACTTTGGCAAGAATCTTTATTTCTCTCATCTGCTTTTTCTATTAGTGATCACACACATCCCtgaatgcatttttaaaatgttattttcttgcCTTTTGGCCAGACTGATCGAACAAAAACTTTAGCTTCTTATTCCGCTACAAGTATTTGAAAACATACTttctgtcaaaatatttattatgaattatgatgaGATTAGAATGATAAGGACATGTCGACGATCggttttatatttcacaaaatttattggaaaatataatGGTCTCTAGCCAGCTTTCCGTGGAAAGTGTAGAAGTGTAAAATAacttttatattatataattgtGTAGTTACCAAACACCTAGATAATTCCGTTGGAGAGGGGATCTGGGGATCTGATTGCACaattagaaagaaaagaaaatatttgataaaatgaGGTCTGATGACTTACCACTCTGGTTCGCCATGTACTATCTCCACCTGTATCCTATGTTCATCATTAGAATCAATGCTAGAAGGATCTAAGCTCTCATCAGTCCCACATCTTATGAATCTAGTAGTATTAACATGGAGAGAAGACGCATTCGTTGGATTAAATTGTTTTGCGTGTTATGGGGAGGCTGATATTTTTTGGTTTGGCTCTAGGGAAAGTGAGGTAAAATCACCTGCAAAGGCGGGGACAAAATAAGGTTAAATAATGGAACTACAAGGCATGAATACCCATTTGATAGGTTAAAATGTAAGTATGTATAACATAAGATGTgcataaaattaaaaagaaaataaaattaatgcaAAGACAAGGTGTTGTCATTTTTAGCAGAAGAGCATCTACCCATCAATTTCCAGCATGGCCCAGCAAAACAAACTGACCCCCAAAATAAACGCAAGACAATAAATCATTCCGGTAATTCTCGTTCGAATATTTTAAGCAGTACCAGTAttatacaagtggaatgcctctggccgtctcacctgcatcacgcgattcaacatagcagcagtgctgactttgaaaactactattacTCGCGCAAGaggttcagtgatacttggttactcttatttccacgttttatgaactagaccaatacactttacagagatagggtggtaattcaacaaataccccgaatgtggccaaagttcattgacctcacatgacctttgaccttgatcatgtgacctgaaacttgcacaggatattcggtgatacttgattactcttatttccaagtttcaaaagtcataTCAATGAACTTGcaaagatatgatggtaattcagagatacccccattattgccaaagttcattgacctttgaccttggtcatgtgacctaaaatgcgcacaggatgttcagttatacttgattactcttatgtccaagttttatgaactaaaccaacatacttttaaagttatgatggtaattcaacaaatacccccaattcggccagttcattgaccctgaatgacctttgaccttgatcatgtgacctgaaacttgcacagcatgttcagtgatacttgattactattatgtcgaaatttcatgaatcagattcaaaaacttttaaagtttgattgtaattcaacggatacccccaaatcggccaaagttcattgaccctaaatgacctttgaccttggtcatgagacgtgaaactcatgcaggatgtttggtgatacttgattagccttatgtttaagtttaatgaacttggtccatatattttctaagttatgatgacatttcaaaaacttaacctcatgttaagattttgacattgattcccccaacatggtctaagttcattgaccccaaatgaccgccgccgtcggaaagcggcgtctatagtctcactctgctatgcaggtgagacaaaaagtatGTTTAACTACGTCAATACGTGCGGTCGATTGTACACATCAAAGGGGGAATAAACTCTAATTTTAATAACTGCCATATCTTTAATGTCATGCTTAAACACAGTATAAGATCATACTAGACAACGGATTTGAGCTTCTTTCTAGGAGTATTTATTTTACGTTatacataaaatatcatttatacaATTGTCCATCGAGTTGCATAAGGGTTTCTTGTTATGTTTTTGGCAGTATGTGTGTATCCTTCACAATAAAGAAGCGAACAATGGACATTTGGAAAGGATGTACcttaatcaaatcaataaatgatCATCGCTAATCAAAAGATGatagaaataaaggaaagatagCTCACCCCAGGATCCTCAGATTTTTGAGATCGTGTGTTGATTTGAAAGCTTGAATGATGCGTTCGGCCTGATCGTTACCGATGTTGAGATCTGTGAATGTGACCTTGACAAGCTGAGATGAGACATTGTGGAGTGCATTGGGTAGTGAGGTGGGATCATCGTAGAGAGAAGCCAGGCAAGCAACATACCCATACATGTCATATCTTTGAATAGTGAGCTCTGTCGCTGCTGGTAGATGGATCCTCTGGATGACGTCACATCTGATCGCGCCCCATACCTGTATGGTGATCCTCTTCACATTGTCAAACATCGAACCACAATCCTGCCATTCTCTTAGTGCCATATCAGTAACGGTCAGATCAGTCACAGTTGAACTCGTGTTGCATTCATCCTACGATagatgcaaaataaataaataaataaatgaaaaataacaagaGATCATGCTAGTGGAAACATGATATCTATCAACTACCACCCCATCAGCTGACAATTATCAAAATAGAacaggagagagagaaacaatATAACAAGCTAAAGAAAAAACACATACCATATCACAAGAAAAATACTAAGATTGTATTTGTTATCAGGTTAATCATAATTTCAAGGAACACCAAGGTTGATTCTGTATTCACTTCTCTGCACcccaaaatgtattttttatgataaattcACATTTACCAACATGTTCTTACAAAAACATACTTCATTTTATGAATACAAACAGAAGATCAGTAATTGcacaacaaaatgaaatggaacAAAATTAAGAGTAGAATCTGTAATTCAATCAAAACTGGATGTAAAACTAGAAAGCTATGCACTAAAAGTTcgtatatttttttccacaaaacatTTCTATGCATGGCATACAAACGGGATATTCGATTTTGTAgataaatatttgtatattttgttcgaattatgcaatatttcattttcacagtACAGTAACACTTCATTAAATCAAAATAGTTCACAACAATGGAAATTTACCTCGATCAGAAAGAAATCAAACATTATTCAACATTGTAATGAGAGCGAAAAATAGACATATatcatgcaaaataaaaaaatgtaagggaTTGCTTTATCAGTTTCCTCCTTTACATGCCGATCACGATGTGTACATAAAGATGTTTATAAAATTGAACAGAGTTCTATTTGACGTCCGATTTGGGGGGAAACGGTAAGGAAATAagcttgttttgttttcatttttatgcattGCAACTATTCGAAGAGCAGTAAGATGAAGTGGCGTCATTGGGTAaatatattaacattattattgttatcataattattatcattataataatcattattatgtcTAAAACGGGCTAGACATTCATGGCTGAAGAAGATAAACACATTTCTCTTTCACTCCCTAGTACATATATCAGTGCAATCAAATTCAGTGGAGGAATGAACCAAAATACTTTAAGGGAGCGGGCATGGCATGAGAGGCAaaattttaccccccccccgaaaaaaagggagaaagaagacaaccatttctttctgttttgcatttatcttattttttttaaataaaaaaaaacattttgctgTATCATTTCATCTGTAGGCCTACTCTGATGTTCACTTTCTACTATACCGCACTTCAAGACGATTTCGACGTATATCTTTGCTCTATTTTCAGACGGACATGCCCCTGTGCCATAACTGTAGTTTGACTATCAAAAGGTGAAATAATGATATTCTTAAGCGACCAACTACATATTCATCCAAAATCAGGACTTATACAAAGAACTGAAAAAAACTCAAATCCTAatatatgtatacaaaaaaagtattttcaatAGGACCGCAACATTACCACACCTTTTAAAGTTGGTGTTagtagagaaaaaaaggggggggggaacaaatCTATGATTTGATTTCAAGTACTGCTACATCTGAATGTAAGTACCTCCTTCTAGATATTACCTTTGCAGTCGAGGCCATCGAGGATGATGAagagtagaagtcatcatgatgCTGATTCATCTTACAACATGTACAAAGGGACTGAGCAAGGTGACGTAATGCAGACGGACGTTCACTGGGATCAGCATAGAGATCAAGAGTGTCTATTTGCTATAATagtaatatcaaatgaaagttaAAATCACTTGTAACTATGAGCATTGTAATTACCTGTCGTTGATTGTATTTACGAAATAATACACAGATCTGATATTTCAGTAATCATGGTAAAAGAATTGGTATTATTTAGATAATTGTTCAGGGTATATGTTTAACATTGCAATTTCAGGTTACCGGAAAgttatttttacatatttgttcATTCCATTTTCAGGAACATGATACTCGTaacaatattatatatatgtacactgaaaataatcatcatacaATATTCAAAGTACAATATCAGaatgaatagaaataaataaagagaaaagaacAACTCCCGCCATGGGTGAAAAATCTCTCCCCAAGaatagggggaccaggggcttaTCCAGGactttccaaggggggggggcatttcccCCGAGAAATCTAacccccccaaaagaaaattattaccCCAAATGTAAGGTTACtttgtacaaaataaatttcacaagaaaaaaaaaacacgttatCACTTtcagtcgggggggggggggagcggggGCACACTTTGGAACAGAAACGATTAATGATCAATACTATGTACTGTTAATGCTTTTAGTTGCTACAAATGTCATTTGAATATGTTTATAACTTTGAGCATAAACCAGtcaaaaaatctttgaatacaCTGACGTGACGGGAAGGGGTCATACTATCTTGGCGTCTTTGTGGAAGCGGGGATAATTTGTACAAAGATACAGGCATACTCTCTACTTCAGGTTAACAGTACGATGAGATACTGACCAAATCAATGCCAATAATGAAACACAACGAGGGAAGTTAGGACAGCAATACTTACCACACACTTTACAATTTCACCCTTTTGTAGGAGACACTTAATTACATTTAATTCCATAACAatctaaaaaaacatgaatgatGCATCACCTCCCAATACAATCTTTAAGATAATTCAAAATCTTTCCTTTCTGCaatattcttcttttaattttcaccATTGTGATATTTATTCGTTCTTGGAAGTTTATATTGTGGCTGTAATGACCaataatcatttcattcattatcaCCCTTAGTCCCATAATAATGATTCTCCTTTTCATTCTCATGTCACCTCTGACCAGTGAGGAAATGAGTTTTCATTGCACAAAATATTGACTGTCATACTTATTTACTCTTCATATGTTTTCCCCTTTCTTCTGTAGTtcaatttattgataatttaccTTTATCATCCTCTGTACTATTCACAACATTTTAAACGACTGAAACAACTTTCCAAGGCTCGCCCACTACGTTCACTCGCTGGATTTCTCCCATAATTACACACCACTTGGAATACGGTTTTTGGTCATCATTCTATTCTCCAACTATTTaaaatttgctcgctcgcattttgatattcatataGTTATATACTAACACCTTCACTACAATATAGCCATTGAACAAAGTCATGATAGGCATGTAACTGAAAGATAGAAGTATGTAATGTACACCAAGTATATAAACACGTATACATTGCCCGTGATGTGATAAATGACACACCACTTGAAAAAGGTTTTTGGGAATCATTTACaactactgaaaatttgatcaatcgtttcgctcgctcgcatattgataataattgtaaatcaTTACTTTATAGCCATGATAGCCATGAAGACATCGTTATATGAAAAATGGTAGTATTATGTACATATGTATCCTTCACggttaaaaaaaacctgattttacagaaaaaggaaagaagattttgcaaaaagcaataacagaatcattctgtaaattcataaaacaggatttttttctgcaatttgaCAGATTAAGTCTGTTTAAAAAGTGGGAAATTATGTTTTatcaaaggaaatttgtaaggtttcaTAAACCAAATACCCATATCCTGTAAGATtgcgcaatctggtaagattacaggtgttctcgagactctgctgcaggaacttcttttattttaaggataaattttctaacagtgttaTACATAGCCCTTGGTGTGGGATGTCactaaaatttatatttttttatcatccccCACTACTTGGACCTCATTTACGCGAGTGAAGAATCAAtttgataaataaaacagaaaaagaaaataattctaaatatttttttcgtgGGATATAATTCGGTTGTTGAAGATTCAAATATCAAGCACAATTTAGAAGCTACGTTAATTGATTGAGTGAATTTGGCCACATAAAGTAGTTCATGGGGGCattattgataaatcactttttGCAGAttctaagaaataaaaatgaaaagagaaacaaTTATTGAATGATTCCTGAATTTTCTTTGGTAAGGACCTGTTGACTATTGACTATTAAATgacaattgattttaataacaATTCAAGAAAAGATTCATTGCAAAGTGAAACTGGCAATTTTAGTTTATATAAGGCATCGCAGCGTCATGAGACAATTTGAAGAGCATTATGGTTTCATTAAGTACTGTCCCTTTACATATAAAGACTTCTTACTATATATTACCTTTGTAGTTGATGCCATCGACGAtgatgttgagtagaagtcatcatgatactgACTGGAGAGTGTGAGgttcttcagatgattcatcttacagatgaactgagcgaaatcacgtgatgcagacggACGTTTACTGAGATTCTCATTGTGATGAAGaatctcaatctgatataatagtaacgtgaaaataaattgaaaattactGTATATTCCTTACACTAGTGCGCAGTAAAATCATATTCACCATATCAATCAATAACTTCAACAACACAATGAGACACTAATGTTGCATGACGTTATTCGtggtaaaaataaatgatgcaatatgtatataaaaaaatcaacaacaatGGAAATATGTTCTCCATTTCGGTTTGCGTGTCTCCTAAAATACCATACCCTTCTTTTAGGAAATTATCATCCcgatttttatgagaaaatataaatagaaataaaaaaaaatgtaaaaagttgTTACACAAGGTTCATTTCGCAGTGCAGCATCATGCAACCGCTATGTA
It encodes the following:
- the LOC121413025 gene encoding uncharacterized protein LOC121413025, translating into MVIDVKRDVVQLAFIPLKIERLEIKYIDLSQRLSASRDLAEFICKMPNLRELCLGGEYEETRSSLHEEFYSTLSSLASSAKIEILHYSENLSQRPSASRDLAQFICKMNHLKNLKLYGQYHDDFYSTSSSMASTAKIEILHHNENLSKRPSASRDFAQFICKMNHLKNLTLSSQYHDDFYSTSSSMASTTKDECNTSSTVTDLTVTDMALREWQDCGSMFDNVKRITIQVWGAIRCDVIQRIHLPAATELTIQRYDMYGYVACLASLYDDPTSLPNALHNVSSQLVKVTFTDLNIGNDQAERIIQAFKSTHDLKNLRILGFIRCGTDESLDPSSIDSNDEHRIQVEIVHGEPEW